One segment of Canis aureus isolate CA01 chromosome 27, VMU_Caureus_v.1.0, whole genome shotgun sequence DNA contains the following:
- the LRCOL1 gene encoding leucine-rich colipase-like protein 1 yields the protein MACAGHLVLLLLLLPTSMAWRTRIPFLSHKGIGEACEGHSECQSHCCVTNSLNPRTFCTSRTIFLKCLSWQKPNSHTCSEHSECQSNCCVTTNDSMKMFCKPKTIFLQCIPWRKPNGHDCTDHTECRSQCCIMPNEVSHHRCIPRSGLLAQCLPMW from the exons ATGGCGTGTGCTGGGCATCTGGTcttgctgctcctcctcctgcccacatCCATGGCCTGGAGGACCAGGATCCCGTTCCTGTCCCATAAG GGGATTGGGGAAGCCTGCGAGGGTCACTCAGAGTGCCAGAGCCACTGCTGCGTCACCAATAGCCTGAACCCGCGGACATTCTGCACTTCCAGGACCATCTTCCTCAAGTGCTTGTCCTGGCAGAAG CCCAATAGCCACACCTGCTCTGAGCATTCGGAGTGCCAGAGCAACTGCTGTGTCACCACCAATGACAGCATGAAGATGTTCTGCAAGCCCAAGACTATTTTCCTACAGTGTATACCTTGGCGCAAG CCCAACGGGCATGACTGCACTGACCACACTGAGTGCAGAAGCCAGTGCTGCATCATGCCGAATGAGGTCAGCCACCACCGGTGCATCCCCCGGAGTGGGCTCCTGGCCCAGTGCCTGCCCATG TGGTGA